A window of Campylobacter pinnipediorum subsp. pinnipediorum contains these coding sequences:
- a CDS encoding PD-(D/E)XK nuclease superfamily protein: protein MIEGGIGGGNTRTGLIFEGKVDLATFLSNQPGYKVTENFDVFYNDEIVGRIFKKHSFYKFLEENNVNWKNIISKKLLPDDSIYVIINNTFFIIECKFQKVAGSVDEKLQTCDFKKKQYIKLLSHLNMEVEYIYLLSDWFQKPEYRDVLDYIISVRCRYYFNYIPLDVLGLPIP, encoded by the coding sequence ATGATAGAAGGTGGCATAGGCGGAGGTAATACAAGAACGGGTCTTATTTTTGAGGGCAAGGTTGATTTAGCTACTTTTTTATCAAATCAACCTGGTTATAAAGTTACTGAAAATTTTGATGTTTTTTATAATGATGAGATTGTTGGTAGGATTTTTAAAAAGCATAGTTTTTACAAATTTCTTGAAGAAAATAATGTTAATTGGAAAAATATTATATCAAAGAAGTTGCTTCCAGATGATAGTATTTATGTAATTATCAACAATACTTTTTTTATAATTGAATGTAAATTTCAAAAAGTGGCAGGTTCGGTTGATGAAAAATTACAAACTTGCGACTTTAAGAAGAAACAGTATATAAAATTATTATCTCATCTTAATATGGAAGTTGAGTATATTTACCTTTTAAGCGATTGGTTTCAAAAACCAGAATATAGAGATGTTTTAGATTATATTATAAGTGTTAGATGTAGATATTATTTTAATTATATACCACTTGATGTTTTAGGTTTGCCAATACCATGA